The following proteins are encoded in a genomic region of Amphiura filiformis chromosome 11, Afil_fr2py, whole genome shotgun sequence:
- the LOC140164602 gene encoding steroid 17-alpha-hydroxylase/17,20 lyase-like — MLLNFVETIFTSGSGTITVVLLTILASLIYWSIRRPNGMPPGPTGLPVVGNMFDFVDTPHVKFKEMTKKYGNVIAVKMGQQWMIVLNQIDVVRDALLRKPDEFAGRPDFYSFDIFSQNRKNIASADYSATWKLHRKLSHSAIRNFATGKKLERIVHEVTERIGKRIDEQHGKPIDPKQVVCLGIYNILGTLCFAHKYELDDPRITWLVRLSHETFEAFGVGMLADFIPVLRFLPTPGVRRLKQLRRERFRFLYDELKLHRESYDPGNIRDIFDSLLLAQNETIDEGSDLVESLTDAHLVGTISDLFEAGTDTTIITLHWTLAIMAEYPDIQKKVAMEIEEVLGHERPSSLEDRGRLPYTEATMMEVLRFSSIGPMGVPHATTCDVMLGDFQIPKDTIVSINHYALHFDEEIWDEPKLFKPEHFLDDSGSVRQHPNSFLPFSAGRRSCLGESLAKAELFLIFTWFLQNYEISKVPGAKGESLLGRIKSGTSIARELDSYEIIIKRRA, encoded by the exons ATGTTGCTTAATTTTGTGGAGACCATCTTTACATCCGGCAGTGGAACCATTACCGTGGTATTGCTTACCATTCTCGCATCCCTTATTTATTGGAGTATTCGGAGGCCAAACGGGATGCCACCCGGACCTACGGGACTGCCTGTTGTTGGGAATATGTTTG ATTTCGTAGATACACCTCATGTGAAATTTAAGGAAATGACAAAGAAGTATGGCAATGTAATTGCCGTGAAAATGGGACAGCAATGGATGATAGTTCTCAATCAAATAGATGTAGTCAGAGATGCACTGCTCAGAAAACCAGATGAGTTTGCAGGAAGACCTGACTTTTATTCAT TTGACATATTCAGCCAAAATCGCAAGAACATTGCATCAGCTGACTACAGTGCCACATGGAAACTTCACAGAAAATTGAGCCATTCCGCAAtaag AAATTTTGCGACTGGAAAGAAGTTGGAAAGAATCGTTCATGAAGTCACCGAGCGCATAGGTAAACGAATAGATGAGCAGCATGGGAAGCCCATCGACCCTAAACAAGTGGTATGCCTAGGTATCTATAACATCCTCGGCACGCTTTGTTTTGCGCACAA GTACGAATTGGATGATCCAAGGATTACGTGGCTCGTTCGCCTAAGCCATGAGACATTTGAAGCTTTTGGAGTGGGCATGCTGGCTGATTTTATCCCTGTCTTGCGATTTCTTCCGACCCCTGGTGTCCGAAGACTGAAGCAGCTTCGTAGAGAACGTTTTAGATTTTTGTATGATGAATTGAAACTTCATCGCGAATCATATGATCCTG GCAATATTCGCGACATATTTGATTCGTTGCTTCTGGCACAGAACGAAACTATAGACGAAGGAAGCGATCTGGTGGAATCCCTTACTGATGCACATCTGGTAGGAACCATCAGTGACCTTTTCGAAG CTGGAACAGATACAACTATCATTACACTGCATTGGACACTGGCTATTATGGCGGAATATCCTGACATACAAAAGAAGGTGGCCATGGAAATCGAAGAGGTCTTAGGTCATGAGAGACCGTCCTCTTTGGAAGATAGAGGGCGCCTACCCTATACAGAAGCAACCATGATGGAAGTGTTACGCTTCAGTTCTATCGGTCCAATGGGTGTGCCACACGCAACGACATGTGATGTTATGTTAG GTGACTTTCAAATTCCAAAAGATACCATAGTTTCCATTAACCATTATGCGCTACATTTTGATGAAGAGATTTGGGATGAACCGAAACTGTTTAAGCCAG AACACTTCTTGGATGATTCCGGCTCAGTGCGTCAGCATCCCAATAGTTTCTTACCATTCTCAGCCGGAAGAAGATCATGTCTGGGTGAATCTCTGGCAAAAGCGGAATTGTTCCTGATTTTTACCTGGTTCCTGCAGAACTACGAGATCTCAAAAGTGCCTGGAGCCAAAGGCGAATCCTTGTTGGGCCGCATTAAGTCAGGGACAAGTATTGCGCGGGAGTTGGACTCCTATGAGATCATCATAAAGAGACGTGCATAA